The sequence ccgcacCAATCAGCGCGCGCGGCGCTGCTATAAagggggcggcggcagcgggcgcGCCATTGCTCCGCCGGCTGCGCAGGAGGCGACATGGCCGAGACCGCTCCCGTCGCTGCGCCCGATGTCGCCGCCGCTCCTCCGGCTCCGGCCAAGGCAACCCCCGCCAAGAAGCCGAAGAAGGCGGCGGGCGGCTCCAAGGCGCGCAAGCCCGCGGGCCCCAGCGTCACCGAGCTGATCACCAAGGCCGTGGCCGCCTCCAAGGAGCGCAAGGGGCTCTCCCTCGCCGCGCTCAAGAAGGCGCTGGCCGCTGGTGGATACGATGTGGAAAAGAGCAACAGCCGCATCAAGCTGGGGCTCAAGAGCCTTGTCAGCAAGGGCACCCTGGTGCAGACCAAGGGCACCGGCGCCTCCGGCTCCTTCCGCCTCAGCAAGAAGCCCGGCGAGGTGAAGGAGAAGGCGCCCAAGAAGCGGACGGCCGCGGCCAAGCCCAAGAAGCCGGCGGCCAAGAAGCCCGCCAGCGCCGCCAAGAAGCCGGCGGTGAAGAAAAGCCCCAAGAAAGCCAAGAAGCCGGCGGCTGCTGCCACCAAGAAGGCTGCCAAGAGCCCCAAGAAGGCGACCAAGGCTGCCAAGCCCAAAAAGGCAGCGGCAGCAAAGAGTCCGGCAAAGGCGGTGAAGCCCAAAGCTGCCAAGCCCAAAGTGGCCAAGCCGAAAGCGGCTAAAGCAAAGAAGGCGGCTCCCAAGAAGAAGTAAACGGTCCTAAAAAACTCCCGTCTGCCTTGCAGACAACCCCCAACGGCTCTTTTAAGAGCCACCCAACTTCTCCGCAAAAGAGCTGAAACACTGTTTCTTACTTTTTTATATGTGGTTGTCGGTGTAACTCCCGTTCTCTGCCGCTACTGTTGCTGGCAGTCCCTCAGATAACGGTGCACACAACTGCTTCCTTCTGCGTCCTTGTTCTCCGCGGGCGGCTCCGGCAGAGCGCGGCACCGCTCGCTGCTGCCCGGCGCTGTGCGAAGAGCCCCAGGGCTGCCGCGGGAAGGCCCCCGGGTACCATCCCGGACACGCTGGGTTTCGGGCAGCGCTCAGCGACCCGGCCGGTGGCGGGAGGCAGCTCTCGCAGCCGCTGCTCCCTCCCTCATCAGCCCGGGCACtgcgccggggggggccgcgctcGGGGCCGCTCCCGCCCGCGCCCCTGGATCCGTGCCGGTTTCGAAAATCCCGCGCTGCTCGTAGATTGGCTGCGCCTCTCGGGCTTTTCTGGTGCGCGGGAGTTTTCGGGTTAAACAGACGCCCCGTCTCTAATCCGACAGGCGGGGACTTACGTTCTTCCCTCGGAGGAAGAGGTTTATGAGTTTCCTGCTACGAGCCTGCCTCACCGCTGCGGGCTTTTTCACTCCCAGTCTaattctgccccccccccggaagTCGTAGGGTGAGGGGGCTCCGGGCGGCACGGGGGTGTTCCGTGCCGCCCCTTGAGCTGCCCGTACCCCCGAGCTGCCCATATCCCCGCTCTCCGGTTGAGGCTTTTGTCCCTTAGAGCCGCTGGTCTTAGTCCTTGGCCGGGAGCCAGGGGCTCGTTTCGCCAGGGGAGGCGGCTCCGGGCGCTGTCGGAACCCGCGGGGGATCGGAGCGTCCCCCGCCTGTCCCCCAACATCGCCCCCGCTCCCCCTTCTGCAGCCGCCGCCTCTTCCCGGCGATTTGACCGTGCCCTCCTCCCGCCGCCATTACCGCATTCAAGGGATGCTTTCCCTCTCCTTAGCTGCGGCTGGGTGCTTGGtggcaggagaaaggaaaagggatggGACGGGAAAGCTGTTTCCTCGCTTCTAGTCATGGCTCTGGTATCAGCGTTTCCCCggaagaagggagaaggaagaatttCGTAGAATTACCTGCTCAGCTCTCAACAAAAACGGTTGATCTCAAGTCAGTAGCTCGTAAATCCGAAGCGATTACCCCAAAACGGGGTCTCTGCGGTTTAGAGAAGAAATTGAGACCTGATTACCGTGTtgttgaaaaaaacaataagTAAACGTTCTAAGTCCCTGTGCTACAAGGGAGTGAATACAAAACAGACCCTTCCCTATTTGTGGTTGCGGAAGGTGccttaaaataaagacattttcctgAAACGCTTCTCTTATGCTTCTTCTGTATGTCCACCTAGAATACAGCTGACATTTTGGCCCTTGTTTGAAATTGCCTCTTCCTCTACATAACGTACAAACCTGCATACAcatcacatttttttattttttttttcttcccctaagATTTTCGGGCCACGTCCCTGCACCCTGACAGCTCAAATTATTGAGCTGAGATGCATCTGCCTCTGGAGTGGAGGTGTGCCTAACACGCTCTTGTGGTTACCATAAGTGAAGGCTGTCGGCTGTCACACCAACTAATTTTTAGAGTGTTTCACCCTACTGCTGACACTGACCCGATGAGACCGGGTCCGATGCGATTCTCCAGCTGCCTACACCGGGTTAAAAAGGAGTGGAGTTTAGCTGGGTACGGTCAAACAAAAAGCTGTGCAGTGAGAGAGAATGGGGGCAGTGGTGGTGGTAAGAAGCATGTGAAAGCAACGTTTCAAAGGCCGAAAATGTATATTGTTCATAGATTAATGTGATGTGTTACCTTTATGGAAGGATACATTTTATGAAGCCTCTCAGCTTGAAAGGAGGGGGATTTAAAAAAACGTCCATGAGAGGGCAGCAAACACTCAATAATGGAAACATCTATTTCATATGATCCTTTTCAGCTTGAAAGCCAGCTACTTAATGTCGGTCACCGAGATCTTTGTTAAACACTGCTTGCAACAGTAATACCGCAGCAGATTTTCCAccccaaaagaaagcaaagtaaGAAGCGAATACTTTCCCCCTAAGGGTAAAAACACCTTGCTTTTTAGCTCTTTAATCTTTCAACCTATTATAAAAATGGCTAAATTGGTGTTTAAACTACCATaggaatggaaaatattatGCAAGTATTTgtctaaagaaaacatttcctcataaaaaataataaaatgcagtaaataaaattaaactctCTCGtttaacatacattttttgttgttagacTTTCATTGAACTAACGTTCAGAAAAGGCAGGAAATAGAGATTAGAAAGAAAttcaaggaggaggaaaaaattcttAGAAATGCTATTGGACAGATTTTGCTGCAAGACACTCCATTAAAAAAACCCGAGgagcagctttttaaaatactacatCCATATATATGAATCAATGCTACTGGAAAATTAATCGAAGAGGTTAAATTCCAGTATAAACTACGTacccatattttaaaataaaaattatagctgaaagagaaatttcagaGTTGCAGTAACCAGGATACCCTTATATGACAGAGATTTTAGTTTCAACTGAGCGTGACGTAGCAGAtttaggggaggaaaaaaagaggaaaaataaaaacttctatAGGTATATCTTACCCGATAcctttttaatctgaaaaaaaaaaaaaaaaaaagaaaagaaaaaaaagaccacacaCCAAAAATCCGAACGTAGCGTCAAAGCTTGAGCCCCAGGAAGGACAAGTCTCTCGAACCCCCCATTTTTGTGCTACCGGGCCTCGCTAAAGCCACGGCAGGGAGATTCGGCGGGAGCGaaccccaggccccgccccttgcCTGCGCAGTCCCCAACCAGGTCGGACCCCGCGCTATAAAGGGCGCGGCGCGGCAGCGGGCCGCTCACAGCTCGGCTCaggcagcagcggcagcgccaTGTCCGGCAGAGGCAAGGGCGGGAAGGGGCTCGGCAAGGGGGGCGCCAAGCGGCACCGCAAGGTGCTGCGCGACAACATCCAGGGCATCACCAAGCCGGCCATCCGGCGCCtggcgcggcgcggcggcgtCAAGCGCATCTCGGGGCTCATCTACGAGGAGACGCGCGGCGTGCTCAAGGTGTTCCTGGAGAACGTGATCCGCGACGCCGTCACCTACACCGAGCACGCCAAGCGCAAGACGGTCACGGCCATGGACGTGGTCTACGCCCTCAAGCGCCAGGGACGCACCCTCTACGGCTTCGGCGGCTAAAGCGCGCAGGCAGCTCTCGGACCCTCTCGACACACCCCAAAGGCTCTTTTAAGAGCCGCCCACCTTGTCTTCAGAAAGAGCTGTGACATTGCGTGTGTTGTTCGAAAGGGCTGTTTGCTGAAGCTTCTGTCTCAATAGCGTCTTTCTATTGTCAGTTACTGTTTCCGAAGAGCTTATGGTAATGGTGGTTTCATGTATTCCCTTCCCAATATTAATTACAAAGTTGCTTGTGCTGCAAaaaatttttttattctgttttttaattcccCTGTGAATGCTGAGCACGCCGCTAAAACTTAGTGTGCTTTGTGACCAAAACAATGATTTGCTAATcacaaatgtttccttttcacaGAACTATGCATAATCTGGAATACTATTCAATATATTAATCCTTACAATCTTTTCTTATAGCTGAACATAGCTTATCTACGTTTagagaaaaaggggaaacatgaaaaaaatgaaaacttgtcCCATATGAATGTTACCTTTCTgataatatttctaaataaattttcTTAATGTAATCTGGTCTCAGTTCcttgtgaattatttttaagtccCTTTCAAGTGTAGGTatttaatacagatttttttttaaaaagtactttttaaaaaatattttagttcaaCTTTCTCCCTCATGTATCTGGCAACACATCTTAAAAAATTATCCCTATCCTTTAGTTATTCTATCAGAAGGATATTTGTCCACAGGCTCCTGTCATTATACAGCTCTCCTTCCCAACTGAGATGTCCAGGAAGACttaatgttttattcttttcatcaTAGAGGAAGATCAAATgtaaaaaacagacaaaacttcttttatagttatataaaaatattggtTATAAATGTCCACTCACAAATGGGTGTCAGTAGATGCTCATGGTCACTTCTGGGTTTCTTACAAATTAAGCTCTCACCAGAGGAGTAAAGCCAAAACAAATCAGTCTTTATTCCAAAGTGCTTTTCATTACACCAATATGTCCCTTGTCTAAAATTTCTCAGTCAAGATTTTAGCTGACAATGCTTATGATCTCATGTTAACTTTCTTTAGCAACAAGTAAATGATGTAAGATAAGTAACTGAAAAGACTCATCTTGATTGTTACAGCTCGTAGCATAATGCAAATTTATAGCTGTGGCAAGTATAGGATTTCTTATGCGTTTCTCTCTGTTTGGGGAATTAGGGGATTTTTCTTTGAGGCTGTGGGGTTGGTGTGCCTGTTACTGTAAGAGGGGGATGTATAAAATAGtgttagtagtagtagtatGATAATGATAATTATTCTGTAATCAGCTTACCAAAATAAACTGTTAAACTAATTTATATAAAACTGCATCTTCTTCGAGCCTCCACACGGCTCTTAATCTGTCAGGAAtctgggagagagggaaagcCAGAGAAGCAAAAGCGACGTGAGCGCTGTGTCTGAAATGCGCCCCCTCCCCCGCCTGCTGCGAACACGGAGGGCGCCGTAACtcggggggaagggggggcagggcaggcagcggaGCATCCGCCTTCCTTGGGCCCGGGCCGGGATTCTCAAGGTACCCAATGGGGTTGGCGCTCCTCTCGTCCAATCAGCGATGGGCCGGCTCTATAAATTGCGGCGCTCCGCAGCCGGCTGCAGTCCCCTGTTCGCAGAGGCTGGTCCATCACTGGTGGGCGATGGCGCGCACGAAGCAGACGGCGCGTAAGTCGACGGGCGGGAAGGCGCCCCGCAAGCAGCTGGCCACCAAGGCGGCCCGCAAGAGCGCGCCGGCCACGGGCGGCGTGAAGAAGCCGCACCGCTACCGGCCCGGCACGGTGGCGCTGCGCGAGATCCGGCGCTACCAGAAGTCGACGGAGCTGCTGATCCGCAAGCTGCCCTTCCAGCGGCTGGTGCGCGAGATCGCGCAGGACTTCAAGACCGACCTGCGCTTCCAGAGCTCGGCCGTGATGGCGCTGCAGGAGGCGAGCGAGGCCTACCTGGTGGGGCTCTTCGAGGACACCAACCTGTGCGCCATCCACGCCAAGCGCGTCACCATCATGCCCAAGGACATCCAGCTCGCCCGCCGCATCCGCGGGGAGCGCGCCTGAGGCTCCTGCCCAGCCCTTCCCCCCTCTTCTGCTCCGGCAGAGGAGGCTGCGCTCAGACCCAAAGGCTCTTTTAAGAGCCACTCCATGCACAATAAAAAGAGCTGTAGCACTGTTCTTAAatagttttcagaaataataactttcaatatttttttttccagagtgcAGCATTAGGTTTGaggccccagctcctccagatTCTTGTTCAGTTATTGCCCATATAGATATGTATTTCCCAAGTATTTTGAGGTGCTGAGGATTTGTTTTATTAAGAGGTTTATAAAAATCTTAGAGTGCAGATTGTATATTTTTCCAATAATCAGCATATCTTATCTGCTTGAACTTGCACTTCCATACGTATTAATGAAAAGATAGGTGCTCTTAAAGagtcagaaaaaatattgagcAGCATTAGAATTCTAGGATTAAATAGCAGGTAGTGGTAGCGTGAAAGTATGTATACATGGCTTTCTCAGTTAAGAACATCTCCGATATAAGGACTTGCCTTTGCTCAAATCTTCACTGACACATACACAGGCCTTGTATTAAGCTTTGGATTTGTAACAGAGAAATAGGAGTTTCTCCtattaatttgaaaaacattttcccctcctcccttgTTTGCGAAAGCTCCCATTCATTACCTGTGGTATGACACTAAACCTGGGATGGCACTGAACATGGGCCAGGAGCAAAGGGTGCTCCCCTGTCAGAGCAGTCACCTGTTGCACTTAGAAGATGCTGAGTGGTATTTGCACACTTTCTCTTAGACATACTTGCTGTGCCTTACAGTCTCAGAGAGAACACTCCAAAGGATGAGAAAAGAAGATGGCAACATACACTGACTGTAGCAATCTGCCCAGAATGAGGTTGTGGattctttccttcttgtgcttcccccccaccaaaaataacaaaagtcCCCCAACACATTTATTATCTTCTTGTCCTTAGTTTGAAGTTAGGTTGTGAATGAagtaaagagatgaaaaattacCAAACGATAAATGGAATGGACGGAGGAGCTAttctgttttttgatttttacatGTTAGGAACagaatgtgtgtgtatatatttatatatataacatagATTTCACCCCTATTTATGTGTAAATAATGTAATAACGTTTCTAAAGTCATATTCAGtcaaagtaaaagaaactcAAAGGATACGAAAAAATATATTGGCAGTTTTTGGAATTGAAGCTTTATGGTAAGTCATAACAAACATTTCTCATTATCGTGCCATCATGAagtgagaagaaatatttaatttacaatCTGGAAGTGAATAAAAGGTCCATGTTCTCTCAAAATTCAGGTGACAGAAGCATAGCCTGACttcttatttgtatttctgttcttctaGAGCATATTTAACATTcaccagaaggaaaacaaacaaacaaacaaacaaacaaacatgctgcactgttttatttcaagttcTGTCCTGCTAACTCATCATACCTACCTAGTCTTTTTGGAGCAATTTTGCCAGATACTGCAGATACATGACCTGGGAACACAGACAACATATTAATTAATCATCAGTCAAGATGAAAAATTTCCACATTTGCTGTAGCAATTAGATTCCATGGACAACTATCAGTGCAGGCTCCACACCGTGCCCAGGCATGGCACTTTACATAGGCAGCAGTGTTTGTTGCAGCAAGGGAATTTTTGTTCACACCATGATCTTCCCCTTTATTTAGATACATACATAATAAGGCTGCCTGTTTTGCCATTTTAACCTTTGCTATCCTCAAAGTGGTACTTCGCTACAAATTTAAGTCATTTCAGCGAAGAATCTCCTGCCAACATGgaacaagaagaacaaatgGGATGTAGGCTATTGTCCAAAGTCTTATAGTCAGATACATAGTTCCTTTTAAATTACAATTAATAataattccttttaaattacaATTATGGGCACAGTCTGTATGTTACTCTAGCCCAAGCACTTCCATTTAAGCAAATTTTCACCCCTTATTGTGCAAGTGTTAATGTGCAAAAAGATAGAGTagattctttcatttttttaatcaatataGCAGAATAGATCAGAACCTCAAATAGTAAAACCAGATAGGATAATCCAGGTGGTTCTGAGACATAGGGAATTTGGAAAGAGAGAACGGTAGATAGATACTGAGTGAAGGAAAagcataaatatatgtatgtgtatgtacatTCATGTCTACATATAAGATACGTATGTCTGTATGTATGTACTGCTACCCTCCACGTGaccttcacagaaaataaaaaaaaatgctgttttctagtCTCTATCCCTTTCATATCTACAATAATGTTGAGAATATTTCTTGTATTGGGTGTTTTATGTCCTATGTAGTGTTTCTGAA comes from Anser cygnoides isolate HZ-2024a breed goose chromosome 1, Taihu_goose_T2T_genome, whole genome shotgun sequence and encodes:
- the LOC136790422 gene encoding histone H4, with translation MSGRGKGGKGLGKGGAKRHRKVLRDNIQGITKPAIRRLARRGGVKRISGLIYEETRGVLKVFLENVIRDAVTYTEHAKRKTVTAMDVVYALKRQGRTLYGFGG
- the LOC106045132 gene encoding histone H3, producing the protein MARTKQTARKSTGGKAPRKQLATKAARKSAPATGGVKKPHRYRPGTVALREIRRYQKSTELLIRKLPFQRLVREIAQDFKTDLRFQSSAVMALQEASEAYLVGLFEDTNLCAIHAKRVTIMPKDIQLARRIRGERA
- the LOC136790419 gene encoding histone H1.03, which encodes MAETAPVAAPDVAAAPPAPAKATPAKKPKKAAGGSKARKPAGPSVTELITKAVAASKERKGLSLAALKKALAAGGYDVEKSNSRIKLGLKSLVSKGTLVQTKGTGASGSFRLSKKPGEVKEKAPKKRTAAAKPKKPAAKKPASAAKKPAVKKSPKKAKKPAAAATKKAAKSPKKATKAAKPKKAAAAKSPAKAVKPKAAKPKVAKPKAAKAKKAAPKKK